A stretch of the Chloroflexota bacterium genome encodes the following:
- a CDS encoding Hsp70 family protein: protein MHLGIDFGTTNSSVARFDGATLQRFALDHSGDNINVLPSLIYINRAHHAQVGTAAALHYLERETGRAAKWERRVVGEIDYVGAEMSYVQTVHVMVDAAAQGRLLQYVKTALRDPSYEGTQVFDRFYTVDELVAMVFSQLKSSAEKQTGETSRAVVLGRPVKFSDDPAVTERAEEILFKGARLAGFEDIRFELEPIGATFYYHISAPQRQTAFIFDFGGGTLDLTIARVGGKHAPEILATHGVLVGGDDLDRQVMRSLRRHFGGGRAAGAKQPLPEYILELLDNWQTMPMLSRPASLKQLEEFRATCVNPKGIDALKTLVTRNLGFMLFREIEKTKKLLSDQFLAPLDFARESLAIHEHITRREFEALIEQQVAQVEEGIHATLQLAGLQPAQIDVVLRTGGTSAVPVFAKLLEKIFGDEKLAELDLLTSVVGGLAVVAQAEGGALPAYRVRYATRENPIIHNVRAASSRAYEAYPFGIGAKCYSDQPYTLTRVPVELSGLPAIRTAQADKRDTRAEFLQFEIERPARVFIAYDARARVLPAWLHSFTASPQPIEVDQWGTTRTFRILYQDFPAGRVTLGGNSADEKMHYLVIVKTIP from the coding sequence ATGCATCTGGGAATTGATTTTGGTACGACGAATTCGTCGGTCGCGCGATTTGACGGCGCGACGCTCCAGCGTTTCGCGCTCGACCACTCGGGCGACAACATCAACGTCTTGCCCTCGTTGATCTACATCAATCGCGCGCATCACGCCCAGGTCGGCACCGCGGCGGCGTTGCACTATCTCGAACGCGAAACGGGACGCGCCGCGAAATGGGAACGCCGCGTCGTCGGCGAGATTGATTACGTCGGCGCGGAAATGAGTTACGTGCAAACCGTCCACGTCATGGTAGACGCCGCCGCGCAAGGTCGCTTGTTGCAGTACGTCAAAACCGCGTTGCGCGATCCGTCGTACGAAGGCACGCAAGTGTTCGACCGCTTTTACACCGTGGACGAATTGGTCGCGATGGTATTCAGCCAACTCAAGTCGAGCGCCGAAAAACAGACCGGCGAAACGAGCCGCGCGGTCGTCCTGGGTCGCCCGGTCAAATTCTCCGACGACCCGGCAGTGACCGAACGCGCCGAAGAAATTTTATTCAAAGGCGCACGGCTCGCCGGGTTCGAGGACATTCGTTTTGAACTCGAACCGATCGGCGCGACGTTTTATTATCACATCTCCGCACCGCAACGCCAGACCGCGTTCATCTTCGATTTCGGCGGCGGCACGCTCGACTTGACGATTGCGCGCGTCGGCGGCAAACACGCGCCGGAAATTCTCGCAACGCACGGCGTGCTCGTCGGCGGCGACGACTTGGATCGCCAGGTGATGCGGTCGTTGCGCCGGCACTTTGGCGGCGGGCGCGCGGCAGGCGCGAAGCAACCGTTGCCGGAGTACATTCTCGAATTGCTCGACAACTGGCAAACGATGCCGATGCTCTCGCGCCCGGCAAGTTTGAAACAGCTCGAAGAATTTCGCGCGACGTGCGTAAATCCGAAAGGCATCGACGCGTTGAAAACGCTCGTCACCCGCAACCTGGGTTTCATGCTCTTTCGCGAAATCGAAAAAACGAAGAAACTGCTCTCGGACCAATTTCTCGCGCCGCTCGATTTCGCGCGCGAGTCGCTCGCGATCCACGAACACATCACACGGCGCGAATTCGAAGCGCTGATCGAGCAACAGGTCGCGCAAGTTGAAGAGGGAATTCACGCAACGCTGCAACTCGCCGGGCTGCAACCCGCGCAGATTGATGTGGTATTGCGAACGGGCGGCACCTCCGCCGTGCCGGTATTTGCGAAATTGCTCGAAAAAATTTTTGGCGATGAAAAACTCGCGGAACTTGATTTGCTCACGTCGGTCGTCGGCGGTTTGGCGGTCGTCGCACAAGCGGAAGGCGGCGCGCTCCCCGCGTATCGCGTGCGTTACGCCACGCGCGAGAATCCAATCATTCACAACGTCCGTGCGGCAAGTTCACGCGCGTACGAAGCGTACCCGTTCGGCATCGGCGCGAAATGCTACAGCGATCAACCGTACACCTTGACACGCGTTCCGGTCGAATTGAGCGGCTTGCCCGCGATTCGCACCGCGCAAGCAGACAAGCGCGACACGCGCGCCGAGTTTCTCCAATTTGAGATCGAACGTCCCGCGCGTGTGTTCATCGCGTACGACGCACGCGCACGCGTGTTACCGGCATGGTTGCACTCGTTTACCGCATCGCCCCAGCCCATCGAAGTGGATCAGTGGGGCACGACGCGCACATTCCGAATTCTCTACCAGGATTTCCCGGCGGGACGTGTGACGCTCGGCGGCAACAGCGCGGACGAAAAGATGCACTATCTCGTCATCGTCAAAACCATTCCGTAG
- the murA gene encoding UDP-N-acetylglucosamine 1-carboxyvinyltransferase, giving the protein MHVERFVIEGGTQLRGVVTPSGNKNAALPIIAATLLTDQPITLRNVPRIRDVEDMLALLASLGVEIRELSPHDLVLHARDIRTVELDREICSRIRTSILFAGPMLARMGQVRLPPPGGDVIGRRRLDTHMHALRALGAEIHSNDGFDLQTDGLRGKDIFLDEASVTGTENALMAAVLAKNTTIIRNAASEPHVQDLALLLNKMGAHISGIGSNTLTIEGVEKLCGAEFEIGPDYIETGSFIGLAAVTRGELLIKNAAPEHLRMVFLTFKRLGVECQVRGQDVFVSAHQSLRVQNDLHDAIPKIDDGIWPQFPTDLMSIALVVATQCEGTVLMWEKMFEGRMFWVDKLMNLGARVVLCDPHRAVVVGPSHLHGERIDSPDIRAGMALLLAALCARGQSVIQNIGQIDRGYERIEEKLRGLGARIERVKE; this is encoded by the coding sequence GTGCACGTGGAAAGATTCGTCATCGAAGGCGGCACGCAATTACGCGGCGTCGTGACGCCGAGCGGCAATAAAAACGCCGCGCTACCGATCATCGCCGCGACCTTGCTCACCGATCAACCCATTACACTGCGTAACGTTCCGCGCATTCGCGATGTCGAGGATATGCTCGCGCTGCTCGCGAGTCTCGGCGTCGAAATTCGCGAACTGAGTCCGCACGACCTTGTTCTGCATGCGCGCGATATTCGCACGGTCGAACTGGATCGCGAGATTTGCTCGCGCATCCGCACTTCGATTCTGTTTGCCGGACCGATGCTCGCGCGCATGGGTCAAGTGCGCCTGCCACCGCCCGGCGGCGATGTGATCGGACGACGACGGCTCGACACACACATGCACGCCTTGCGCGCGCTGGGCGCGGAGATTCACAGTAACGATGGGTTCGATCTGCAAACCGATGGTTTGCGCGGCAAGGACATTTTTCTCGACGAGGCAAGCGTCACCGGCACCGAGAACGCGCTGATGGCGGCGGTGCTCGCGAAAAACACGACGATCATTCGCAACGCCGCGAGCGAGCCGCACGTCCAAGACCTGGCATTGCTGTTGAACAAGATGGGCGCGCACATCAGCGGCATCGGCTCGAACACGCTGACGATTGAGGGCGTCGAAAAATTGTGCGGCGCGGAATTTGAAATCGGACCGGATTACATCGAGACCGGCAGTTTCATCGGACTGGCGGCAGTGACGCGCGGCGAACTTCTCATCAAGAATGCCGCGCCGGAACATTTGCGCATGGTCTTCCTCACGTTCAAGCGACTCGGCGTCGAGTGCCAGGTGCGCGGGCAAGATGTGTTCGTGTCGGCGCATCAATCGCTGCGCGTGCAAAATGATTTGCACGACGCGATTCCGAAAATTGACGACGGCATCTGGCCCCAATTCCCCACCGATTTGATGAGCATCGCGCTCGTCGTCGCGACGCAGTGCGAAGGCACGGTGTTGATGTGGGAAAAAATGTTCGAGGGACGCATGTTCTGGGTGGACAAGTTGATGAACCTGGGCGCGCGCGTCGTGTTGTGCGATCCGCATCGCGCGGTCGTCGTCGGACCCAGCCACCTGCACGGCGAGCGGATTGATTCGCCGGACATTCGCGCCGGCATGGCGTTGTTGCTCGCAGCGTTGTGCGCGCGCGGACAAAGCGTCATTCAGAATATCGGACAGATTGATCGCGGGTACGAACGGATCGAAGAAAAATTGCGCGGGCTGGGCGCGCGGATTGAACGCGTGAAGGAATAG
- a CDS encoding MFS transporter, whose translation MADRIAETAPSVRGSARGGSLATTFSALKHPNYRLFFAGQLTSLTGTWMQNVAQAWLVYDLTKSPFYLGIVSFASALPSLLLSLWAGVLIDRMPKRRLLIITQASAMTLAFILAVDVFAGTVQPWHIVILSFLLGAVNAFDAPTRQAFVVEMVGREDLMNAIALNSAMFNSARILGPSIAGIVLAAVGPAWCFFINGISFLAVIASLSWMQVQPFVGAKKTESPVTQMREGLRYIVSHQTVRTLIGLVAIANIFAFGYSALIPAFARDILRPDGEVQALRALAQNSLGATPVLQNAVNGFAEGLLKSEVRQGLLVTFVGLGALAGALILASFAGSRRRGVILTFGNMLFPVMVLLFAFSQSLTLSFVILIVTGLGFMIQNATVNTLIQTSVPDELRGRVMSVFMLVFNGFFPIGALLAGTIAEHWNIPAGAAFGGSVALAFSVFLHWRAPYLRKLA comes from the coding sequence ATGGCTGATCGCATCGCGGAGACCGCGCCGAGTGTGCGCGGCTCTGCGCGTGGAGGTTCGCTTGCCACCACGTTTTCCGCGCTCAAGCATCCCAACTATCGTTTGTTTTTCGCCGGGCAATTGACTTCGTTGACCGGCACCTGGATGCAAAATGTCGCGCAAGCGTGGCTGGTGTACGATCTTACCAAATCGCCATTTTATTTAGGCATTGTCAGTTTTGCTTCGGCATTGCCCTCGCTCTTGCTTTCGCTATGGGCTGGTGTGCTCATTGACCGAATGCCCAAGCGCCGGCTTTTAATTATCACGCAAGCCAGCGCGATGACGCTCGCATTTATTCTTGCGGTGGACGTATTTGCCGGTACCGTGCAACCGTGGCATATTGTTATCTTGTCATTTCTGCTTGGCGCGGTGAACGCGTTCGACGCGCCGACGCGCCAAGCGTTCGTCGTCGAAATGGTCGGGCGCGAGGACTTGATGAACGCGATCGCGCTCAACTCCGCGATGTTCAACTCGGCGCGCATCCTGGGTCCTTCGATAGCCGGTATCGTACTTGCCGCGGTCGGACCCGCGTGGTGCTTTTTCATCAACGGCATTAGTTTTCTCGCCGTGATTGCGAGCTTGAGCTGGATGCAAGTCCAGCCGTTTGTTGGCGCGAAAAAAACCGAGTCGCCGGTCACGCAAATGCGCGAGGGCTTGCGGTACATCGTGAGCCATCAAACAGTCCGCACCTTGATCGGACTTGTCGCCATCGCGAACATTTTCGCGTTCGGTTACTCGGCGCTGATTCCCGCGTTCGCGCGCGACATCCTCCGCCCCGATGGCGAGGTGCAGGCATTGCGCGCCCTCGCGCAGAACTCGCTCGGCGCGACGCCCGTGTTACAAAACGCGGTCAACGGATTCGCGGAGGGCTTGCTGAAATCCGAGGTGCGCCAAGGACTCTTGGTCACGTTTGTTGGTTTGGGCGCGCTCGCAGGCGCGTTGATCCTCGCCTCGTTCGCCGGTTCGCGGCGGCGAGGCGTTATCCTGACCTTTGGCAACATGCTATTTCCGGTCATGGTGTTGCTGTTTGCGTTCTCGCAATCGTTGACGCTGTCGTTTGTGATTTTGATCGTCACCGGGCTGGGTTTTATGATTCAGAACGCGACGGTGAACACGCTGATCCAAACGAGTGTGCCGGACGAATTGCGCGGACGCGTGATGAGTGTGTTTATGCTCGTGTTCAATGGATTTTTTCCGATTGGCGCGTTGCTTGCCGGCACGATTGCGGAACACTGGAACATACCGGCAGGCGCGGCATTCGGCGGGTCGGTCGCGCTCGCGTTCAGTGTGTTCTTGCACTGGCGCGCGCCGTACTTACGAAAGTTGGCATAG
- a CDS encoding PIG-L family deacetylase, translating into MTTTFRLLGAYAHPDDEQGVSGLMHKYASEGVDVTLVCATRGEAGEIAPGVTATPENLGQVREEEMRCAAEKIGVTNVYFLNYRDSGMMGTTENTDPRCFWQANVMEVTERLVRIIRRHKPHVITTFDPNGGYGHPDHIKIHQAATMAYFVAGDARIFPEQLKEGLDAWTPLKLYWGAFPRSRFAKYAQMAEQAGVDLGAPMREFLKRGMPDEMITTRIDVSKFVDLKLNALYCHASQMNPNSIFAKIPPEIRREGMGTETLIRVESRVAPLQGVEEDVFAGIE; encoded by the coding sequence ATGACGACAACTTTTCGTTTACTGGGCGCGTATGCGCATCCCGACGACGAGCAAGGCGTCAGCGGGCTGATGCACAAGTACGCGAGCGAAGGCGTAGATGTGACGCTCGTCTGTGCGACGCGCGGCGAAGCCGGCGAAATCGCGCCGGGCGTCACCGCGACGCCGGAAAACCTGGGACAGGTGCGCGAAGAAGAAATGCGCTGTGCGGCGGAAAAGATCGGCGTGACCAATGTGTATTTTCTGAACTATCGCGATTCGGGGATGATGGGCACGACCGAGAACACCGACCCGCGTTGTTTTTGGCAAGCGAACGTCATGGAGGTGACCGAGCGCCTCGTCCGCATCATTCGCCGGCACAAGCCGCACGTCATAACGACGTTCGATCCAAACGGCGGGTATGGTCATCCCGATCACATCAAGATTCACCAAGCCGCGACGATGGCGTACTTTGTGGCGGGCGATGCGCGCATTTTTCCGGAACAGCTCAAGGAAGGGCTGGACGCGTGGACGCCGCTCAAATTATACTGGGGCGCGTTTCCGCGCAGTCGCTTTGCGAAATACGCGCAAATGGCGGAGCAAGCCGGCGTTGACCTCGGCGCGCCGATGCGCGAATTTCTCAAGCGCGGTATGCCCGACGAGATGATCACGACGCGCATTGACGTCAGCAAATTTGTGGACCTAAAGTTGAACGCGTTGTACTGCCACGCGTCGCAAATGAATCCCAACAGCATCTTTGCCAAAATCCCACCCGAAATCCGGCGCGAGGGAATGGGAACCGAAACGCTCATTCGCGTCGAATCGCGCGTTGCGCCGCTCCAGGGCGTGGAAGAGGATGTGTTCGCCGGAATCGAGTGA
- a CDS encoding MBL fold metallo-hydrolase, with the protein MIYEIGAKTGVYCIENAGDTRVFFVAAERTLIDAGTPGNADRILSALAQIGVQPLHVKRIVITHHHWDHVGSLWELKKRTGAEVIAHARDADYITGKRQRRPPRGALGRMVYTVFGAISARNVQGVDVDHRVNDGDRIGGFAVVHTPGHTPGHICLLREGYLFCGDLLQPTAGEFRETPHMFTADVPTSRASIRRVAELDFQFILASHSPPHVFGSAEKMREFVNRLGQLA; encoded by the coding sequence ATGATTTATGAAATCGGCGCGAAAACCGGAGTCTATTGCATCGAGAACGCGGGCGACACGCGCGTCTTTTTCGTCGCGGCGGAACGGACGCTGATTGACGCCGGCACGCCGGGCAATGCCGATCGCATCTTGAGCGCGCTCGCGCAGATCGGCGTGCAACCGCTCCACGTCAAGCGCATCGTCATCACGCATCACCACTGGGATCACGTCGGCAGTTTGTGGGAGTTGAAAAAGCGCACCGGCGCGGAAGTGATCGCGCACGCGCGCGACGCCGACTATATCACCGGGAAACGCCAACGCCGCCCGCCGCGGGGCGCGTTAGGACGCATGGTGTACACGGTGTTTGGCGCGATCAGCGCGCGGAACGTACAAGGTGTGGATGTAGATCACCGCGTCAATGATGGCGACCGTATCGGCGGGTTTGCGGTAGTACACACGCCAGGGCACACGCCCGGACACATTTGTTTGTTGCGCGAGGGTTATTTGTTTTGCGGCGATCTGCTCCAACCCACTGCCGGCGAATTTCGCGAGACGCCGCACATGTTCACCGCCGATGTGCCCACCTCGCGCGCGAGCATTCGCCGCGTGGCAGAACTGGATTTTCAATTCATCCTGGCTTCGCACAGTCCGCCGCACGTGTTCGGCTCGGCGGAAAAGATGCGCGAGTTTGTAAATCGTCTGGGACAATTAGCATAA
- a CDS encoding alpha/beta fold hydrolase, with product MSKRMWQGAAGALALGALAIAWINRRVQRWETLSPNDAQDGQFITLANGARMHYLRRGDQGRDVILIHGFLGSAYDWFRNLDALAGAHRAWALDLVGFGYSERVTERTYSLKAYARSVREFMDAQGIARATLAGHSMGGAIALEFAHDYPDRVDQLVLIAPATYLARIPAPINLAARAPIVPRALIGWAVTSPYARILTWRAALGGSHVGIIEVEAGLRALRVKGTTDALVALIGSPCVSDLVEGMASIAQPTLLVAGEQDLVVPEWYCRNVAQRLPNAEMVTLAGAGHVPHIEFPDQVNRLMLDFMNGHGEDVRIAE from the coding sequence ATGTCAAAACGAATGTGGCAAGGGGCGGCGGGCGCGCTCGCGTTGGGCGCGCTCGCTATCGCGTGGATCAATCGGCGCGTGCAACGCTGGGAAACGCTGTCGCCGAACGACGCGCAAGACGGACAATTCATCACCTTGGCGAACGGCGCGCGCATGCACTATTTACGCCGTGGCGACCAGGGACGCGACGTCATTTTGATTCACGGCTTCCTGGGTTCGGCGTACGATTGGTTTCGCAACCTGGACGCGCTCGCCGGCGCGCATCGCGCGTGGGCGTTGGACCTCGTCGGGTTTGGGTACTCGGAGCGCGTCACCGAACGCACGTACTCGCTCAAAGCGTACGCGCGGAGCGTGCGCGAGTTTATGGACGCGCAAGGCATCGCACGCGCCACGCTCGCCGGACATTCGATGGGCGGCGCGATCGCATTGGAATTCGCGCACGATTATCCCGATCGCGTAGATCAGTTGGTGCTCATTGCGCCGGCAACGTACCTCGCGCGCATTCCCGCGCCGATCAACCTTGCGGCGCGCGCGCCAATCGTACCGCGCGCGTTGATCGGCTGGGCGGTGACGAGTCCGTACGCGCGCATCTTGACCTGGCGCGCCGCGCTCGGCGGATCGCACGTCGGCATCATCGAAGTCGAAGCGGGACTGCGCGCGTTGCGCGTCAAGGGCACAACGGACGCGCTCGTCGCGTTGATCGGTTCGCCGTGCGTGAGCGACCTGGTTGAAGGCATGGCAAGCATCGCGCAACCGACGTTATTGGTGGCGGGCGAACAAGACCTGGTTGTGCCCGAGTGGTACTGCCGTAACGTGGCGCAGCGTTTGCCGAATGCCGAGATGGTGACACTCGCCGGCGCGGGACACGTTCCGCATATTGAATTTCCCGACCAGGTCAATCGGCTGATGCTCGATTTTATGAACGGACATGGCGAGGACGTAAGGATCGCGGAATGA
- a CDS encoding AAA family ATPase, producing the protein MSALDDAIAQIYRALPITETTALPVLFVFSGLPGTGKSFLARSLAERLPSVIVQSDFVRKTLVGIPTYSAAESAFIHQVSHAVIARLLARGCRVISDATNLAEWHREKLYRVAADTHAQLVVVRTVAPDAVIRARLSQRIGERDPRDFSDADWNVYEMLQRELEPVRAPHLVVDTSGDLDAALAKILRAIR; encoded by the coding sequence ATGTCTGCGCTTGACGATGCAATCGCCCAAATCTATCGGGCGTTGCCGATCACCGAAACGACCGCGCTACCGGTCTTGTTCGTATTCAGCGGGTTGCCCGGCACCGGCAAATCATTTCTCGCGCGTAGTCTGGCGGAACGCTTGCCGAGCGTGATCGTGCAAAGCGATTTTGTGCGGAAAACCCTCGTCGGCATTCCGACCTACAGTGCCGCCGAGAGCGCGTTCATTCATCAAGTCTCGCACGCGGTCATCGCGCGATTGTTGGCGCGAGGTTGCCGCGTTATTTCCGATGCGACGAATCTCGCCGAATGGCATCGCGAAAAACTATATCGCGTTGCCGCTGATACGCACGCACAACTCGTCGTCGTTCGCACGGTTGCGCCGGACGCCGTGATTCGCGCGCGCTTGAGCCAACGCATCGGTGAACGCGATCCGCGCGATTTTTCCGACGCGGATTGGAACGTTTACGAAATGCTCCAGCGCGAACTGGAACCCGTGCGCGCGCCGCATCTCGTCGTGGACACCAGCGGCGACCTCGATGCCGCGCTTGCGAAAATTTTGCGCGCTATTCGGTAG
- a CDS encoding ATP-dependent zinc metalloprotease FtsH: MNSNQQWFRNGFIYLLILVAIVALGFSIFQQPRQPNAIPVSKVAQDIELGNVRKISANGSTLTVTYRDGTSVITNKANREIGVEETLKNLGVSPDKISSVDIVYEQPTQWGDIITILSGFLPLIFVAALFFFLMRQAQSGNNQAMAFGKSRARMFSGDKPTVTFADVAGVDEAKAELQEVVEFLKEPEKFTALGARIPKGVLLVGPPGTGKTLLARAVAGEANVPFFSISGSEFVEMFVGVGASRVRDLFDQAKRNSPCIVFVDEIDAVGRHRGAGLGGSHDEREQTLNQILVEMDGFDTDTNVIIVAATNRPDILDPALLRPGRFDRRVILDRPDMNGRKQILSVHLKGKPIVENLDLGVIAKQTPGFSGADIENLVNEAAILAARRNKKAISMPELQESIEKVVAGPERKSRLINESEKRVIAYHEAGHALVMRMLPNCDPVVKVSIISRGMALGYTMHLPEDDRYLQKRSKFLDDLAGMLGGRAAESIVFGDITTGASNDLERVTDLARAMVTRYGMSDKLGPRTFGDREELVFLGREISEQRNYSEVVAQQIDEEVKHIINSAYNTAREILTKYRDRLDAVADRLIHEETIEGTEFEAMFAHTPKLAPVPVPA; this comes from the coding sequence ATGAATTCCAATCAACAATGGTTTCGCAACGGGTTCATCTACCTGTTGATTCTCGTGGCGATAGTTGCGCTCGGGTTCAGCATCTTTCAACAACCGCGCCAACCCAACGCGATTCCCGTCAGTAAAGTCGCGCAAGACATCGAATTAGGCAACGTGCGCAAGATCTCGGCGAACGGTTCCACGCTGACCGTCACATATCGCGATGGCACGTCCGTCATCACGAATAAAGCCAACCGCGAAATCGGCGTCGAAGAGACGCTCAAGAACCTGGGTGTCTCGCCGGACAAGATCAGTTCGGTGGACATTGTCTACGAACAACCGACGCAGTGGGGCGACATCATCACGATTCTCAGCGGGTTCCTGCCGCTGATCTTTGTCGCCGCGTTGTTCTTTTTCTTGATGCGCCAGGCGCAGAGCGGCAACAATCAAGCGATGGCGTTCGGCAAATCGCGCGCGCGCATGTTTTCCGGCGACAAGCCGACCGTCACGTTTGCGGATGTCGCAGGCGTGGACGAAGCGAAAGCCGAGTTGCAAGAAGTGGTCGAATTCCTTAAGGAGCCGGAAAAATTCACCGCGCTTGGCGCGCGCATTCCCAAGGGCGTACTGCTCGTCGGACCGCCGGGCACGGGCAAGACCTTGCTCGCGCGCGCGGTCGCCGGCGAAGCAAACGTGCCGTTCTTTTCGATCAGCGGTTCCGAGTTCGTCGAAATGTTCGTCGGCGTCGGCGCGTCGCGCGTGCGCGATCTATTCGATCAAGCGAAACGCAATTCGCCGTGCATTGTGTTCGTGGACGAAATTGACGCGGTCGGGCGTCATCGCGGCGCGGGGCTGGGCGGCTCGCACGACGAGCGCGAGCAAACGCTCAATCAAATCCTCGTCGAGATGGACGGGTTCGACACCGACACGAACGTCATCATCGTCGCGGCGACCAACCGCCCGGACATTCTCGACCCAGCGTTGTTGCGTCCCGGTCGCTTTGATCGGCGCGTGATTTTGGATCGTCCCGACATGAACGGACGCAAGCAAATTCTGTCGGTGCACCTCAAGGGCAAACCGATCGTCGAGAATCTCGACCTGGGTGTGATCGCGAAACAAACGCCCGGCTTTTCCGGCGCGGATATCGAGAACCTGGTCAACGAAGCCGCGATCCTCGCGGCGCGGCGTAACAAAAAAGCGATCTCGATGCCGGAATTGCAAGAGTCCATCGAAAAAGTCGTCGCGGGACCCGAGCGCAAAAGCCGGCTGATCAACGAGAGCGAAAAGCGCGTGATCGCGTATCACGAAGCCGGACACGCGCTCGTGATGCGGATGTTGCCGAACTGCGATCCGGTCGTCAAGGTTTCGATCATCTCGCGCGGCATGGCGCTCGGTTACACGATGCACCTGCCGGAGGATGACCGCTATCTGCAAAAGCGTTCCAAGTTTTTAGACGACCTCGCCGGGATGCTCGGCGGACGCGCGGCGGAATCCATCGTCTTTGGCGACATCACGACCGGCGCGTCGAACGACCTGGAACGCGTGACCGATCTCGCCCGCGCGATGGTGACGCGCTATGGAATGAGCGACAAACTTGGTCCGCGCACGTTTGGCGACCGCGAGGAGTTGGTGTTCCTGGGTCGCGAGATTTCGGAACAACGCAACTATAGCGAAGTGGTCGCGCAACAAATTGACGAAGAGGTCAAGCATATCATCAATTCGGCGTACAACACGGCGCGCGAAATTTTGACCAAGTATCGCGACCGCTTGGACGCGGTGGCAGATCGCTTGATCCACGAAGAGACCATCGAAGGCACCGAGTTCGAGGCGATGTTCGCCCATACGCCAAAACTCGCGCCTGTGCCGGTTCCGGCATAA
- a CDS encoding tyrosine-type recombinase/integrase: MNCSSLGLKASNALLGFMQYKTAEGLSPNTLISYEHLLKTWVLQVGDVTIDKITTQDLCTHLAWLRTEYKPRRFSGSSHPLSSKSIRNTWIALSAFFTWASREFNFANPMKAVPAPKFEEPPIEPFTKEQIETILKASEYSREAHTDKRKKFVKRRETARRDRAIVLFLLDTGLRASEICSLTIGDVEQKTGRVEIKHGTMGGAKGGKGRVVFLGKTARSALWRYLIERADGTDPSEPLFTERTGRPLNKTALRELLTDLGKKVNIRKCHPHRFRHTFAITYLRNGGDLFTLKALLGHSTLEMVQHYARIAEVDVAQAHRRASPADNWHL, from the coding sequence ATGAATTGTAGCTCTTTGGGCTTGAAAGCCTCAAATGCACTCCTCGGCTTCATGCAGTACAAAACTGCGGAAGGTCTCAGCCCCAACACCCTCATCAGTTACGAGCATCTGCTCAAAACGTGGGTCTTGCAGGTCGGCGATGTTACGATTGACAAGATCACCACGCAAGACCTGTGCACCCATCTCGCGTGGTTACGCACTGAGTACAAACCGCGTCGCTTCTCCGGCAGTTCCCATCCCCTCTCATCGAAAAGCATTCGCAACACCTGGATTGCTCTGTCCGCTTTCTTCACCTGGGCGAGTCGCGAGTTCAATTTCGCGAATCCGATGAAAGCCGTCCCCGCACCGAAATTTGAAGAGCCACCGATTGAACCGTTTACGAAGGAACAAATCGAAACGATTCTCAAGGCGAGCGAATACAGCAGAGAAGCCCACACAGACAAGCGCAAAAAATTTGTGAAACGTCGTGAGACCGCGAGACGTGATCGTGCCATTGTTTTGTTTCTCCTGGATACTGGGTTACGCGCTTCGGAAATCTGTTCGCTCACCATCGGTGATGTCGAGCAAAAAACCGGACGCGTCGAAATCAAGCATGGAACTATGGGCGGAGCCAAAGGCGGTAAAGGTCGTGTGGTTTTCCTGGGAAAAACCGCGCGCAGTGCCTTGTGGCGTTACCTCATAGAGCGAGCAGATGGCACCGATCCCAGCGAACCTCTTTTTACTGAAAGAACTGGACGCCCATTGAACAAGACCGCTCTCCGGGAATTGCTGACCGACCTGGGTAAAAAAGTGAACATTCGCAAATGCCATCCCCATCGTTTTCGTCATACGTTTGCCATCACTTATCTCCGCAATGGCGGCGACCTTTTTACGCTCAAAGCGTTACTCGGGCACAGCACACTGGAAATGGTTCAACACTATGCGCGCATTGCCGAAGTGGATGTCGCCCAGGCGCATCGGCGCGCGAGTCCAGCCGACAATTGGCATTTGTAA